The following coding sequences are from one Triticum aestivum cultivar Chinese Spring chromosome 5A, IWGSC CS RefSeq v2.1, whole genome shotgun sequence window:
- the LOC123102486 gene encoding xyloglucan galactosyltransferase KATAMARI1 homolog, translating into MVNLRGSTAVWAGRYLLPLAFPACCALWMLLVFPSPPVEVAVFRQSFQPSIPLTGLRAVDTTPPWPSERREIVDTSSPLTPPPPPTEHHVIINAPPPPLAPKRQARTEMSRQAGTEIQSPPPPAVATDRCAGRYIYIHNLPSRFNSDLIRDCRSLSEWADMCKHLLNAGMGPRLTRTGGVLPSTGWYDTNQFALEVIFHSRMRRYDCLTTDASRAAAVYVPYYAGLDVGRHLWGFSNGVRDALAEDLFEWLRSSPVWAAQGGRDHFFVGGRITWDFRREVGGEWGSRLLLLPEAKNMTMLAIESSPWHGNDIGVPYPTYFHPSLAGEVASWQRAVRHTRRPWLFAFAGGARAHDGSNKNVNAVVRDMIINQCARSRRCGLLLCGGRGRRNDCYAPSNVMRLFKSAAFCLQPQGDSYTRRSAFDAVLAGCVPVFFHPGSAYVQYRWHLPADHRKYSVFVPEDGVRNGTVKVEDVLRRIGAREVAAMREQVVRLIPNIVYRDPRVKAGYRFRDAVDVAVDGVIERVRRIKRGLEDDVGHQWDSYFDK; encoded by the coding sequence ATGGTGAATTTGCGTGGGTCGACGGCGGTCTGGGCCGGCAGGTACCTCCTGCCGCTGGCCTTCCCGGCGTGCTGTGCCCTATGGATGCTCCTCGTCTTCCCTTCTCCGCCGGTGGAGGTCGCCGTCTTCCGGCAGAGTTTCCAGCCGAGCATTCCGTTGACGGGGCTGCGGGCCGTTGACACGACGCCCCCGTGGCCGTCGGAGCGTCGAGAGATCGTTGACACGTCCTCGCcgctgacgccgccgccgccgccgacggagcACCATGTCATCATTAACGCTCCGCCTCCACCGCTGGCACCGAAACGTCAAGCAAGAACGGAGATGTCACGTCAAGCAGGGACAGAGATTCAATCGCCACCTCCACCGGCGGTGGCGACCGACAGGTGCGCCGGCCGCTACATCTACATCCATAATCTGCCGAGTCGGTTCAACTCCGACCTGATCCGGGACTGCCGGTCCCTGTCAGAGTGGGCCGACATGTGCAAGCACCTCCTCAACGCCGGCATGGGCCCGCGGCTCACGCGCACCGGCGGCGTTCTCCCGTCCACTGGCTGGTACGACACCAACCAGTTCGCCCTGGAGGTCAtcttccacagccggatgcgaCGGTACGATTGCCTCACCACCGACGCGTCCCGCGCCGCTGCCGTCTACGTGCCCTACTATGCAGGGCTCGACGTCGGCCGGCACCTGTGGGGGTTCAGCAACGGCGTCCGCGACGCTCTCGCGGAGGACCTCTTCGAGTGGCTCCGGTCGTCACCGGTATGGGCGGCGCAGGGCGGGCGGGACCACTTCTTCGTCGGCGGTCGCATCACGTGGGACTTCCGGCGCGAGGTCGGCGGCGAGTGGGGGAGCCGGCTGCTTCTCCTCCCGGAGGCCAAGAACATGACGATGCTCGCCATCGAGTCCAGCCCGTGGCACGGCAACGACATCGGCGTGCCGTACCCGACCTACTTCCACCCGTCCCTCGCCGGCGAGGTGGCCTCATGGCAGCGGGCCGTGCGACACACGCGAAGGCCATGGCTGTTCGCGTTCGCTGGCGGCGCGCGGGCGCACGACGGCAGCAACAAGAACGTTAACGCCGTCGTCCGCGACATGATCATCAACCAGTGCGCGCGGTCGCGGCGGTGCGGGCTCCTTCTGTGCGGCGGCCGTGGCCGGCGCAACGACTGCTACGCGCCGAGCAACGTCATGCGGCTGTTCAAGAGCGCCGCCTTCTGCCTGCAGCCCCAGGGGGACTCGTACACGCGGCGGTCGGCGTTCGACGCCGTGCTCGCCGGCTGTGTGCCGGTGTTCTTCCACCCCGGATCGGCGTACGTGCAGTACCGGTGGCATCTGCCGGCGGATCACCGCAAGTACTCGGTGTTCGTGCCGGAGGACGGCGTGCGGAACGGCACAGTGAAGGTGGAGGACGTGCTCCGGCGGATCGGCGCCAGGGAGGTGGCGGCCATGAGGGAGCAGGTGGTCAGGTTGATTCCCAACATCGTGTACAGGGACCCAAGGGTCAAGGCTGGCTACCGCTTCAGGGACGCCGTGGACGTCGCCGTGGACGGCGTGATCGAGAGGGTGAGGAGGATCAAGCGAGGGCTGGAGGACGATGTGGGGCATCAGTGGGATAGTTACTTTGACAAGTAG